In Tenrec ecaudatus isolate mTenEca1 chromosome 5, mTenEca1.hap1, whole genome shotgun sequence, the following are encoded in one genomic region:
- the GPAA1 gene encoding GPI-anchor transamidase component GPAA1: MGLLSDPVRRRALARLVLRLNAPLCVLSYAAGIAWFLALAFPPLTQRTYMSENAMGSTMVEEQFAGGERARSLARDFAAHRRKSGALPVTWLERTMRSVGLEVYTQAFSRKLPFPDETHERYMVSGTNVYGILRAPRAASTESLVLTVSCGPDSTNSQAVGLLLALAAHFRGQIYWAKDIIFLVTEHDLLGTEAWLEAYHDVNVTGMQSSPLQGRAGAIQAAVALDLSSDVVTSLDVAVEGLNGQLPNLDLLNLFQTFCQKGGLLCTLQGKLQPQDWTSPDGPLQGLQTLLLMVLRQASGRPHGPHGLFLRYRVEALTLRGINSFRQYKYDLVAVGKALEGMFRKLNHLLERLHQSFFLYLLPALLRFVSIGLYMPAAAFLLLVLGLKALELWMQLHEAGECPKEPGGHAPSLPPAQGVGLASLVAPMLISQAVGVALYTLPVLCQHVAAQHFPVAEAEAVVLTLLAIYVAGLALPHNTHRVLSSQDLDKGWMALKLVALIYLALQLGCIVLTNFSLGFLLAATMVPAAALTEPRGPRPLYAVLLVLTSPAATLLGSLFLWRELQEAPLSLAEGWQLFLSALSQGMLEHYTYGSLLFPLLALGLYPCWLLLWHVLFWK, from the exons ATGGGTCTCCTGTCTGACCCGGTGCGGCGGCGCGCGCTCGCCCGCCTCGTGCTGCGCCTCAATGCGCCGCTCTG CGTGCTGAGCTACGCGGCCGGCATTGCCTGGTTCCTGGCGCTGGCCTTCCCGCCGCTGACGCAGCGCACCTACATGTCGGAGAACGCCATGGGCTCCACTATGGTGGAGGAGCAGTTTGCGGGCGGGGAGCGGGCCCGGAGCTTAGCCCGCGACTTCGCCGCGCACCGCAGGAAGTCGGG GGCGCTGCCTGTGACCTGGCTGGAGCGGACTATGCGGTCCGTGGGGCTGGAGGTGTACACGCAGGCCTTCTCCCGGAAGCTGCCCTTTCCAGATGAAACCCACGAGCGCTAT ATGGTGTCAGGTACCAACGTGTACGGCATCCTGCGGGCCCCGCGCGCCGCCAGCACCGAATCCCTGGTGCTCACCGTGTCCTGTGGCCCCGACTCAACTAACAGCCAGGCTGTGGGGCTACTGCTGGCACTTGCTGCCCATTTCCGTG GGCAGATATACTGGGCCAAGGACATCATCTTCCTGGTGACAGAGCATGACCTCCTAGGCACCGAGGCTTGGCTTGAGGCCTACCATGATGTCAATGTCACTG GCATGCAGTCCTCACCTCTGCAGGGCCGTGCTGGGGCCATACAAGCGGCCGTGGCCCTGGACCTCAGCAGTGATGTGGTCACCAGCCTGGATGTGGCAGTGGAGGGACTCAACGGGCAGCTGCCCAACCTGGACCTGCTCAACCTCTTCCAGACTTTCTGCCAGAAAGGGGGGCTGCTGTGCACGCTACAGGGCAAG TTGCAGCCCCAGGACTGGACCTCGCCAGATGGGCCACTGCAGGGCCTGCAGACACTGCTGCTGATGGTGCTGAGGCAGGCCTCTGGCCGGCCCCACGGCCCCCACGGCCTCTTTCTGCGGTATCGTGTGGAGGCTCTAACCCTGCGTGGCATCAACAGCTTTCGCCAGTACAAGTACGACCTGGTGGCAGTGGGCAA GGCCTTGGAGGGCATGTTTCGCAAGCTCAACCACCTGCTGGAGCGCCTGCATCAGTCCTTCTTTCTCTACctgctgcctgccctcctgcgcttcgtctccatcggcctctaCATGCCAGCCGCCGCCTTCTTGCTCCTGGTCCTGGGCCTCAAG GCCCTGGAACTGTGGATGCAACTCCATGAAGCTGGAGAGTGCCCCAAGGAGCCTGGAGGACATGCGCCTTCCCTCCCCCCAGCACAG GGTGTGGGGCTGGCCTCGCTTGTGGCGCCCATGCTGATCTCGCAGGCTGTGGGCGTGGCCCTGTACACGCTGCCAGTGCTGTGCCAGCACGTGGCCGCCCAGCACTTCCCCGTGGCTGAGGCTGAGGCCGTGGTGCTGACGCTGCTGGCCATCTATGTTGCGGGCCTGGCCCTCCCACACAACACTCACAG GGTGCTGAGCTCACAGGACCTGGACAAGGgctggatggcactgaagctggtgGCCCTCATCTACCTGGCCCTGCAGCTGGGCTGCATCGTCCTCACCAACTTCTCCCTGGGCTTCCTACTGGCTGCCACCATGGTGCCTGCCGCTGCCCTCACTGAGCCCCGTGGGCCCCG GCCACTCTACGCTGTCCTCCTGGTGCTGACAAGCCCTGCAGCCACACTGCTGGGCAGTCTGTTCCTATGGCGGGAGCTGCAGGAGGCGCCGCTTTCTCTGGCCGAAGGGTGGCAGCTCTTCCTGTCGGCGCTGTCCCAGGGCATGCTGGAACACTACACCTACGGCTCCCTGCTCTTCCCGCTGCTGGCCCTGGGCCTTTACCCCTGCTGGCTGCTCCTCTGGCACGTGCTCTTCTGGAAGTGA
- the EXOSC4 gene encoding exosome complex component RRP41 isoform X2, which yields MLFGRKSSETWLLYFGATSCLIRGSRARALPDRALVNCQYSSATFSTGERKRRPHGDRKSCEMGLQLRQTFEAAILTQLHPRSQIDIYVQVLQADGGTYSACVNAATLAVLDAGIPMRDFVCACSAGFVDGTALADLSHVEEAAGGPQLALALLPASGQIALLEMDARLHEDHLERVLEAASRAARDVHTLLDRVVRQHVCEASLLLGD from the exons atgctgttTGGAAGGAAAAGTAGTGAAACTTGGCTCTTGTATTTTGGagcgacatcatgcttg ATCCGGGGCTCGCGGGCGCGAGCCTTGCCTGACCGTGCACTGGTGAATTGCCAGTACAGCTCCGCCACCTTCAGCACAGGTGAGCGCAAGAGGCGGCCACATGGGGACCGCAAGTCCTGCGAGATGGGCCTGCAGCTGCGCCAGACCTTCGAGGCAGCCATCCTCACCCAGCTGCACCCTCGCTCACAGATTGACATCTATGTGCAG GTGCTGCAGGCAGATGGCGGGACATACTCGGCTTGTGTGAACGCAGCCACTCTGGCTGTGCTGGATGCTGGGATACCCATGCGGGATTTCGTGTGTGCCTGCTCTGCTGGCTTTGTGGATGGCACGGCCCTGGCGGACTTGAGCCACGTGGAAGAGGCAGCTGGTGGCCCCCAGTTGGCCCTGGCCCTGCTGCCAGCCTCAGGCCAGATTGCCCTGCTGGAGATGGACGCCCGGCTGCACGAGGATCACCTGGAGCGGGTGCTGGAGGCTGCTTCCCGGGCTGCTCGGGACGTGCACACCCTGCTGGACCGAGTGGTCCGGCAGCATGTGTGTGAAGCCTCCCTCTTGCTGGGGGACTGA
- the LOC142448618 gene encoding small ribosomal subunit protein eS27, whose protein sequence is MPLAKDLLHPSPEEEKRKHKKKRLVQSPNSYFMDVKCPGCYKITTVFSHAQTVVLCVGCSTVLCQPTGGKARLTEGCSFRRKQH, encoded by the coding sequence ATGCCTCTCGCAAAGGATCTCCTTCACCCCTCTCccgaagaggagaagagaaaacacaagaagaagcGCCTGGTGCAGAGCCCCAATTCCTACTTCATGGATGTCAAATGCCCAGGCTGCTATAAAATCACCACGGTCTTCAGCCACGCACAAACAGTAGTTTTGTGTGTTGGCTGCTCTACTGTCCTCTGTCAGCCTACAGgaggaaaagcaaggctcacagaAGGATGCTCCTTCAGACGGAAGCAGCACTAA